A stretch of DNA from Mucilaginibacter daejeonensis:
TGATCATGATAACTGCGATACGGTTTTGTGTATAAAAATACAAAGTCTATTTTAATATGGCCATTAAGGATCCGGCTGATTTTTCTACATAAAGAATTTGTTCGTATAGAATGATCACATATTTTTACAAGAATGACCGGCCGTATGAGACCTATTTTACTCTTATTAGTTATATTAATAATTTTCTCTGGCTGTAAAAAAACGCAGGTCATTGCAGATATTGAGCCTAGCTCGTTCAGAATTTCGATATTACCGATACGAACGGTAAGCTTGAATCAGTATAAAATTACTGGAACTTTAGAAGTTAGGAATGCTACAGCGGATATAAGTTACGGAGTATTGGTTGGTACAACGATCGATCCGACCATTGACAACGCAGTTAAATATCCAATAGGTAATGCTAAGAATTCAGTCGACTTCACACGCGACCTATCTGACCTGAACCCGAGTAATTTTTATTATGTCAGAGCCTACGCACAGATAGGGAAATTTGTAGAGTATTCTGCAAATCAAACTATCACCAAAAAGTCCCCCTGATATATGTATGGCTGTTATTATATAGATCATCTGCTATTTTATTGCTCGAACTAATACACTCGTTAACTTCATTACCTCGGGGTAGACTAGGGTATTTTGTAATGCTCCTTAAGCAAATAAAACTAGGTTATAATACCCTCGATTCATATGTCCTGAGTAGCACTGTAGTTAATTAGTTGCGACGTTGTTAAAATGTAAGCCTCTCCTGCATAAACGCCAGCATATAGGCGATATGTCAGAAGGCATTGATTATCAAATTGCAGCAAATAAAAGGAACTTAAAAGCAGTGTTGCGGGTAGGGCGGCTAAAATCAAAGTACAGGAACAGGTAGCAACAGGGCTTGGCCGCAAATTTTCTTATGCGTTGCTTTTTTTGTATGGAACTGACGTTCACAGGCGGACGTATACTCACTTCACCAAGCCTACTCGGCGCTGGAGGAGGTTACAGCACTGATAAAAGTCTGAATTTCCTCCGCAGAGGTTGCTTCGTGCCTCGCAATGACGAAAGTGGTGATACGTATCGCTGGTATAAATTAGTATAGGTCTGCCAAGCTATCGCTCGCAATGCCATGAGAAGTGGGCAGGTCAGCAAAAAGCCGGTGATCAACCGGCTTTTTGTAGGTCATATGGGTAACGTACGTTTTGGCTAATGGTATCTACCACGTTGCGGTCAAAAGGGACTCCCCATTTGATGCTGCCATGGCCGCTGTTGGGCTCGATGTTGAGCTGGGCCAGGTAAATGCCGTCAAAATATACTTTGTATTCGTTGTTGCCTTGAGGCTCTACGGTGCAATCTCTATGTTTACCGCCCCATTCCATCTGGAATCGTGTGGCGTTGTGGTTAGTTGTCGTTTCCATGCTTCAATCTATACAACAAATTTGCCAATAGGTATTCACATGGTTCAATAGCTATCGCTCAGGTCAGTGAGTGTTCATTGTAGCGATCAGTGAACGTTTTAATATCCCCATTTTTAGGATAGTAAAGTGTACACTGATCAGCGTACCTTGTTGAATACGAGGTATGACTGCCCGCAAAGTGCATTAGGTGGACAAAGGTAACCCATGGTTAGCACTGATGCATTATTAGTGACCGAGTAGGGGATGCTGGCCTCGGCAAAGGTGCCCTGTTGTAAGGTAAGTTCCTTTTCGTCGCGGTAATTGTCGGGACCCGTGTAATTGCCGTACTCCCTGATCTCGGTCAACTCCAGTATGTAAACGTATACTCAGATACCCAGGTCTGTGAGGGGGACGTCTTTAGTTCAGCTACCCAGGTGCCGGTAAGCGGCTCGTTTTGTAAAGGGTTCTACCTTGTCGTTGTGGCAGGCGCCAATGATCAGGCATGTAATGATGCTTAGGTACAGGTATGAGGTTCTCAGGTGTTGTTGTGATATACCGCCCATGAGTTGGATCGCCAAATGTTATAACACATCACAAAAACTTAATATTGATCACCGCCGCCACAACAAAAGCCGGCATTTGCCCAGCTTTAATTACTTTTGATCACACATTGTAAGTAACATGAAAAAGTATCTTTTCATTTCGCTGCTGGCATTGGCTGCCTGCAGCATCAATAAGCAGATGGCAAATACGGCACATACCTCTACCGTGAACAACGGTAAAGTGTGGGCATCGGTGTGGCAGCAACGTTCGGCAGAGTATAAGGCATTGTGCTTTCAGGCTTATAACACGGCTCGCTGGCATCTGGATGATGTGTTGAAGACCCCGTCATCAAAGCCTTTGGCCATCGTGACCGATATCGATGAGACCGTGTTAGACAATAGTCCGCATGATGCGCAGCGCGCCATCCATGATCAGGACTATGAGCTGGCCGCCTGGAAGGCCTGGACCGCTAAAGCTGCCTGCGATACCGTTGCCGGTGCACCGGCGTTCTTCAAGTATGCCGCCAGCAAAGGCGTCACCATATTCTACATCACCAACCGTGATGAGGACGAACGCCCTGGCACGTTACGTAACCTGCAAAAGTACGCCCTGCCCAATGCCGATAACGAGCATTTGTTGTTACGTACCAGTGGCTCGAGTAAGGAGGCCCGTCGCCAGCAGGTGTTGAGTAAGTATAACATCGTAATGCTTTGCGGGGATAACCTGGCCGATCTGGATAAAATGTATGATAACCACCCTGCCGAGGCCGGTCGCGATAACACCACGCGTCAGCTGGCTGGCCAGTTCGGTGCGCGATACATCGTGCTGCCTAACCCAAGCTACGGCGATTGGGAAGGCGCTTTATTCAACTTCAATTATAAGCTTACCCCTGCTCAAAAGGATTCGGTGATCAAAGCCAAAATGCGCTTTGATGATAAATAATTGTTAAGTTTTTGTTGGCGCCGAAATGCCCGGCTACTAAGGGTTATTTTTGGATGAACTTATGAAACGGACATCCATTAATAGAACTTTACGCCTGGGCATGGCGCTGCTCGTATGCTCATTGCCGGTGCTGGCGCAGCAACTGCCGGGCAAGTTACCTACAGGGCAGGTGTTGCTCCCCAACGGTTGGAAGCTGAGCCCCGCCGGCCGTGCGTTACCCTTGGGCGATCTGCCGTTAAATATTCAATTATCATCATCAGGGCATCTGCTGGCCGTTACCAACAACGGTCAAAGCAAGCAATCGGTACAACTGATCGATCCGCGCACCGAGAAACTGCTCGACCAGCAGGTGGTGGCCAAGTCATGGTATGGGTTAGCTTTCAGCAATGATGAAAAGCATCTTTATGCTTCAGGCGGCAACGATAACTGGATCTACCGTTTCAACATACATGATAACAAATTGGGCAAGCCTGATACCCTGCGCTTGGGTAAACCCTGGCCCAATAAGGTTTGCCCCACCGGCATAGCCGTCAATAAGGCCGATACGCGCCTGTATACCGTTACCAAAGAGGATAGCACTTTGTATGTGCTCGACCCCGCCGCCGGTAAGATCTTAAGTAAGACCAAACTTGCGTCCGAAGCCTACAGCTGCATCTTATCGGCCGATGAACGCACGCTGTATGTTTCCTTATGGGGCAGGGCACAGGTAGCTGTGTATGATGTGGCGTCGGGAAAGGTGGTCAGGACCATCGCCACCGGCAGCCACCCTAACGAGTTACTATTGAACAAGAAGAACACGCTGCTGTACGTGGCTAACGCTAACGACAACAGCGTATCGGTGATCGATACCCGCACCAACAAGGTGATCGAGACCATATCGGTAGCGCTTTACCCCACCAAACTTACCGGTGCCACCACCAACGGGCTCGCGCTATCGCCCGATAATAAGACGCTTTACATTGCCAATGCCGATAATAATTGCCTGGCCGTATTGGATGTGACCATGCCGGGCAACAGTAAAAGCCGTGGATTCATCCCGGTGGGTTGGTATCCCACTAATCTGAAAACGTTAGGCAACAAGATACTGGTGGCCAATGGTAAGGGTTTCACCTCTATGGCCAACCCTAACGGCCCGCAGCCTGTGCTCAAGACCGACGATAGCGGCCATCATATCGGCTCTACCAATAGCCGCAGCCAGTACATTGGCGGGTTGTTCAAGGGTACTTTATCATTCATCGATAGGCCCGATGCGGACAAATTAAAGACCTACACCAAACAGGTTTACGCCAACACGCCGTTCAACAACACCACAGAGAAGATAGCGCCGGGCGAGACCGATAACCCGATCCCGCGCAAGCTGGGTGATAGGTCGCCGATCAAATATGTGTTCTATATCATTAAAGAGAACCGTACATACGACCAGGTGCTGGGCGATGTGCCGCAGGGCAACGGTGACACCTCGTTATGCATCTTCGGTAAAAAGGTGACACCTAATCATCATGCCATTGCGGGCGACTACGTGCTGCTCGATAACTTTTACGTGAACGCCGAGGTAAGTGCCGACGGCCATAATTGGAGCACCGCCGCCTACGCTACCGACTATACCGAAAAGACCTGGCCTACCAGCTATGGTGGCCGTGGCGGAACTTACGACTACGAAGGCTCGCGCCAGGTAGCTTACCCGCGCGATGGTTACATATGGGACTACTGCAAACGCGCCGGTATCAGCTACCGCACCTATGGCGAGTTCGGCGCGTACGGCAAAACCGAGCTTAAGTCGCTTAAAGGGCATGTGGCGCCTAAGTCGCCGGGTTTTGATATGGACATCAAGGATGTGCTGCGTGCCCAGCTTTGGGCGCAAGACCTCGATTCGTTGCTGAAGATCGATGCGGTGCCGCGTTTCAACACGATCCGTATCTCTAATGATCATACCAGCGGCCAAAAAAAGGGAAAGATATCACCCATAGCTGCCGTGGCCGATAACGACCAGGGCATCGGCATGATCCTTGAACATTTGTCGCACACGCCCATATGGAAGGAATCGGTGGTGTTCATACTGGAAGATGACGCCCAGAACGGCCCTGACCATGTGGATGCGCACAGGTCGCCGGTATTTGTGGCCGGGCCATACGTGAAGCGTAACGCCGTTGTCCATCAGATGTACTCTACCTCTGGCGTACTCCGCACCATCGAGCTTATACTGGGCCTTCCGCCTATGAGCCAGTACGATGCCGCCTCTATACCGTTGTTCGAGTGCTTCACCTCAAAGCCTGATCTTACACCGTACACGTTGCGCCCAGCCCAGGTAGACCTGGAGCGCCGCAACGTGTCTAACAATGAAAGTAGCCGCCGTTCGGAGCTGTTCAACTTCGCAAGGGAGGACGCCATCCCTGACCTTGACCTTAACGAGGTGGTGTGGAAATATGTAAAAGGAGAAAATTCGGTGATGCCCGCACCAAAACGCAGTGCGTTTGTTATACTCGAAGCCAAAAAGAAACGCGACGATGATGATGACTGAGAAGTTGCTAACTTAGAGGCATAACCTTTTACACATAAACCATTATGATCATTATCGAGAACGATCGCCTTCGCGTGGCGATCAGCGGTAAAGGAGCGCAGCTAAGTTCGTTGTACAATAAAGGCACCCACATTGAGCATATGTGGCAGGCCGATCCCAATGTGTGGCCTTGGCATGCGCCTAACCTGTTCCCCATCGTAGGTGGGTTATACAATAACCAGTTGAATGTTGATGGCCAAAGCTATGAGCTGCCCCGCCATGGCTTTGCCCGGCAATCTGAATTTGAGCTGATCGGCTGCTCGGCAACGCATGCCGTGTTCCAGCTAACGGCCGATGAGGAAACATTGGCTGTGTACCCTTACCAGTTCGCATTCCAGGTGCTGTACGACCTTTTCGATAATACCCTGCGTGTTACCTACAAAGTGATCAACCTTGATGATAAGACCATTTACTTTTCGGTAGGGGGGCACCCGGCGTTCAACGTGCCTTTTGGCGTAGGCGAAAGATATGAGGATTACTACCTCGAATTTGAGGTGGACGAAGCGCTGCATACGCACATGCTATCGCCAGCCGGCTACTTCAATGGCGAGACCCGTCCGGTGATGACCGAAGGCGGCAAGCTGAAACTGACGCGCTCGCTCTTCAACGCCGATGCGCTGGTACTTAAAGACCTGAAAAGCCGTAAGGTGACCATTCGGTCGGCTCATAGTGAGCATTCACTTTCGGTGGAGTTCCCACACTTTAAACAGTTAGGCATATGGGCAAAACCCGGAGCTGATTTCGTTTGCATCGAACCTTGGCTGGGCTACGCCGATGCTGATGGCAGCGCTGTAGATATCAAAGATAAAGAAGGCATCCAAAAGGTAGACCACGGTCACGTTTTCGAAGCCGCTTACACCATCAGCGTGAGCTGATCATAGTATATACCATTTTCTTCAAAAGCCGTTCGGATAAACCTGAACGGCTTTTTTTAATTAATAATATTGCCTTTACGTTCAATACGATATCTTAGGGCTTTAAACCTTACACATTCCTATGCGGGTATTCTTCCTCTATGTCACGTTGTTGTTAAGCATCAACACCTACGGCCAAAAGATCAAATTTTACGATAACATCGATGCCGGTTTGGCCAAAGCTCGGCAAACCAAAAAGCCCCTATTTGTGATGGTAGGTCCGCTCGGACTGACCACTGAATTCAAACCTACAGGCACGGTCAAGTTTGAGCCGGGTTTCAATAACAAGGAAGTGGTGGAGCTGTATAACAGCAAATTTGTGAATGTCAACAT
This window harbors:
- a CDS encoding aldose 1-epimerase family protein — protein: MIIIENDRLRVAISGKGAQLSSLYNKGTHIEHMWQADPNVWPWHAPNLFPIVGGLYNNQLNVDGQSYELPRHGFARQSEFELIGCSATHAVFQLTADEETLAVYPYQFAFQVLYDLFDNTLRVTYKVINLDDKTIYFSVGGHPAFNVPFGVGERYEDYYLEFEVDEALHTHMLSPAGYFNGETRPVMTEGGKLKLTRSLFNADALVLKDLKSRKVTIRSAHSEHSLSVEFPHFKQLGIWAKPGADFVCIEPWLGYADADGSAVDIKDKEGIQKVDHGHVFEAAYTISVS
- a CDS encoding beta-propeller fold lactonase family protein, which translates into the protein MKRTSINRTLRLGMALLVCSLPVLAQQLPGKLPTGQVLLPNGWKLSPAGRALPLGDLPLNIQLSSSGHLLAVTNNGQSKQSVQLIDPRTEKLLDQQVVAKSWYGLAFSNDEKHLYASGGNDNWIYRFNIHDNKLGKPDTLRLGKPWPNKVCPTGIAVNKADTRLYTVTKEDSTLYVLDPAAGKILSKTKLASEAYSCILSADERTLYVSLWGRAQVAVYDVASGKVVRTIATGSHPNELLLNKKNTLLYVANANDNSVSVIDTRTNKVIETISVALYPTKLTGATTNGLALSPDNKTLYIANADNNCLAVLDVTMPGNSKSRGFIPVGWYPTNLKTLGNKILVANGKGFTSMANPNGPQPVLKTDDSGHHIGSTNSRSQYIGGLFKGTLSFIDRPDADKLKTYTKQVYANTPFNNTTEKIAPGETDNPIPRKLGDRSPIKYVFYIIKENRTYDQVLGDVPQGNGDTSLCIFGKKVTPNHHAIAGDYVLLDNFYVNAEVSADGHNWSTAAYATDYTEKTWPTSYGGRGGTYDYEGSRQVAYPRDGYIWDYCKRAGISYRTYGEFGAYGKTELKSLKGHVAPKSPGFDMDIKDVLRAQLWAQDLDSLLKIDAVPRFNTIRISNDHTSGQKKGKISPIAAVADNDQGIGMILEHLSHTPIWKESVVFILEDDAQNGPDHVDAHRSPVFVAGPYVKRNAVVHQMYSTSGVLRTIELILGLPPMSQYDAASIPLFECFTSKPDLTPYTLRPAQVDLERRNVSNNESSRRSELFNFAREDAIPDLDLNEVVWKYVKGENSVMPAPKRSAFVILEAKKKRDDDDD
- a CDS encoding 5'-nucleotidase, lipoprotein e(P4) family — protein: MKKYLFISLLALAACSINKQMANTAHTSTVNNGKVWASVWQQRSAEYKALCFQAYNTARWHLDDVLKTPSSKPLAIVTDIDETVLDNSPHDAQRAIHDQDYELAAWKAWTAKAACDTVAGAPAFFKYAASKGVTIFYITNRDEDERPGTLRNLQKYALPNADNEHLLLRTSGSSKEARRQQVLSKYNIVMLCGDNLADLDKMYDNHPAEAGRDNTTRQLAGQFGARYIVLPNPSYGDWEGALFNFNYKLTPAQKDSVIKAKMRFDDK